One stretch of Pandoraea oxalativorans DNA includes these proteins:
- the ubiA gene encoding 4-hydroxybenzoate octaprenyltransferase produces MLLAQRLPLYFRLVRLDKPIGTVLLLWPTLCALWIASNGHPDPLLIVIFTLGTFLMRSAGCAINDYADRDFDKFVKRTKERPITSGRIRAWEAVAVAATLALVSFLLILPLNALTKWMSIPALFVAGTYPYTKRFFALPQAYLGVAFGFGIPMAFAAVQDQVPVLAWVLLLSNVFWSLAYDTEYAMVDRDDDLKIGIKTSAITFGRFDVVAVMLCYVGALGIQAGVGVYLGFGWPFWLGMAVAVSFAIYHYFLIRGRERMPCFAAFRHNNWLGAAVFAGIAGHYLLTA; encoded by the coding sequence ATGTTGCTCGCTCAACGTCTTCCGCTGTATTTCCGACTCGTTCGTCTCGACAAGCCGATCGGCACCGTGCTGCTGTTGTGGCCGACGCTCTGTGCGCTGTGGATCGCGTCGAACGGACATCCCGACCCGCTGCTGATCGTGATCTTCACGCTCGGCACCTTTCTGATGCGCTCTGCGGGTTGCGCCATCAACGATTACGCCGACCGCGACTTCGACAAGTTCGTCAAACGCACGAAAGAGCGTCCCATCACGTCGGGACGCATTCGCGCATGGGAAGCGGTGGCCGTGGCCGCTACGCTCGCCCTCGTGAGCTTCCTGTTGATCCTGCCGCTCAACGCCCTGACCAAGTGGATGTCGATTCCGGCATTGTTCGTGGCGGGCACGTATCCGTACACCAAACGCTTTTTCGCGTTGCCGCAGGCCTATCTCGGCGTCGCGTTCGGCTTTGGTATTCCGATGGCATTCGCGGCCGTGCAGGATCAGGTGCCGGTGCTCGCGTGGGTGCTGCTGCTCTCGAACGTGTTCTGGTCGCTCGCCTACGACACGGAATATGCGATGGTCGATCGCGACGACGACCTGAAGATCGGCATCAAGACGTCGGCCATCACGTTTGGACGCTTCGACGTGGTCGCCGTCATGCTCTGCTACGTGGGTGCGCTGGGCATTCAGGCGGGCGTGGGCGTGTACCTCGGCTTTGGCTGGCCGTTCTGGCTGGGCATGGCGGTTGCCGTCAGCTTCGCCATCTATCACTACTTCCTCATCCGTGGCCGCGAGCGCATGCCTTGCTTCGCCGCGTTTCGCCACAACAACTGGCTCGGTGCGGCGGTCTTTGCCGGGATCGCCGGACACTATCTGCTCACGGCGTAA
- a CDS encoding cupredoxin domain-containing protein, translating into MNQRIARLLATMAAVVVTLFGLGAAQTARADDLPTFKLEMNNGKLNPTRIEVPAGKRIKIEVHNTGTNAVEFESLQLRKEKVLAPGAQSFVVIAPLQPGEYKFFDDFHQQAQGVIVAK; encoded by the coding sequence ATGAATCAGCGCATCGCGCGCCTGTTGGCCACGATGGCGGCCGTGGTGGTGACCTTGTTCGGATTGGGTGCAGCGCAGACCGCGCGTGCCGACGACCTGCCCACCTTCAAGCTGGAAATGAACAACGGCAAACTCAATCCGACACGTATCGAAGTGCCGGCCGGCAAGCGCATCAAGATCGAGGTGCACAACACCGGAACGAATGCCGTCGAGTTTGAAAGTCTGCAACTGCGCAAGGAAAAGGTGCTTGCACCCGGCGCGCAGTCGTTCGTTGTGATCGCCCCGTTGCAACCGGGCGAGTACAAGTTTTTCGATGACTTCCACCAGCAGGCGCAAGGCGTGATCGTCGCCAAGTAA
- a CDS encoding 4Fe-4S binding protein, with the protein MSIAITVPNRLARLGLLMQRHGKLIRGVQWVIVLVYAFLICVPVLMPLPDETAHILNNLTVFAQFTFWGIWWPFVLLSMVLMGRVWCGVLCPEGTLSEFASRHGRGRAIPRWMRWGGWPFVAFAGTTLYGQMVSVYQYPKAVLLVLGGSTIGAMVIGYFYGRDKRVWCKYLCPVNGVFALLARLAPFHFKVNEDAWRQSYNTKGHKIIPINCAPLVPLRNMKGGAQCHMCGRCAGHRDAIELTGRSPSEEIVKYGATENNSVWDSVLVNFGLLGVAIGAFHWTVNPWFVATKTELATWLIDRGIMWPFETNAPWFVFTNYPEQSDVFSWLDGGMVVTYILGNGLVLGLAFTLIFAIANRAMGAWQTSRFNHLVQSLIPIAGAGVFIGLSATTVSLLRAEHLPIYWANDVRATILAVTTLWSLWLGWRVTGRHATSMVRRLAGMAGIVAALALVNWLWLLMFWIW; encoded by the coding sequence ATGAGCATCGCCATCACTGTCCCGAACCGACTGGCCCGCCTGGGCCTCTTGATGCAACGCCACGGCAAGTTGATACGTGGCGTGCAGTGGGTCATCGTGCTGGTGTATGCGTTCCTGATCTGCGTACCTGTCCTGATGCCGTTGCCGGACGAGACGGCACACATCCTCAACAACCTCACCGTTTTCGCACAGTTCACCTTCTGGGGCATCTGGTGGCCGTTCGTGCTGCTGAGCATGGTGCTGATGGGGCGCGTGTGGTGCGGTGTCCTTTGCCCGGAAGGCACGCTCTCCGAATTCGCAAGCCGACATGGCCGGGGGCGCGCGATCCCGCGCTGGATGCGCTGGGGCGGCTGGCCGTTCGTCGCCTTCGCCGGGACCACGCTGTATGGCCAGATGGTGAGCGTCTACCAGTATCCGAAGGCGGTGTTGCTGGTGCTGGGCGGCTCGACCATCGGCGCGATGGTGATCGGTTATTTCTACGGACGCGACAAGCGTGTGTGGTGCAAGTACCTGTGCCCCGTCAACGGCGTGTTCGCACTGCTGGCGCGTCTCGCACCGTTTCACTTCAAGGTCAATGAAGACGCCTGGCGTCAGTCGTACAACACCAAGGGCCACAAGATCATCCCGATCAATTGCGCGCCGCTCGTGCCGCTGCGCAATATGAAGGGCGGTGCGCAGTGCCATATGTGCGGCCGCTGCGCCGGGCATCGCGACGCTATCGAACTCACGGGCCGCTCGCCCAGCGAAGAGATCGTGAAGTACGGCGCGACGGAGAACAACAGCGTCTGGGACAGCGTGCTCGTCAATTTCGGTCTGCTCGGTGTGGCCATCGGCGCGTTCCACTGGACGGTGAACCCGTGGTTCGTCGCAACGAAGACGGAACTGGCGACGTGGCTGATCGACCGCGGCATCATGTGGCCGTTCGAGACGAATGCGCCGTGGTTCGTCTTTACCAATTACCCTGAACAGAGCGACGTTTTCAGCTGGCTCGACGGCGGCATGGTCGTGACCTACATTCTCGGCAACGGTCTCGTGCTGGGGCTGGCGTTCACGCTCATCTTCGCGATTGCGAACCGGGCAATGGGGGCGTGGCAGACGTCGCGCTTCAATCATCTGGTGCAGTCGCTGATTCCGATTGCCGGTGCGGGCGTGTTCATCGGCTTGTCGGCGACGACGGTCAGCCTGCTGCGTGCGGAACATCTGCCGATCTACTGGGCGAACGACGTGCGCGCCACCATCCTCGCCGTGACCACGTTGTGGAGCCTGTGGCTGGGCTGGCGCGTGACAGGCCGTCACGCGACGTCGATGGTGCGGCGTCTGGCGGGTATGGCCGGTATCGTGGCGGCGCTCGCGCTCGTCAACTGGCTCTGGCTGCTGATGTTCTGGATCTGGTAA
- a CDS encoding FTR1 family iron permease, whose translation MGQVMFIVWRESVEALLVVGILHAWLANPDHGAKRGLPYLWAGVVLGIAAAVGLGAALVGFTEVLSGDAQDYFQTAMVLVACVLIVQMVFWMKRNGRTLKRDMESSLQKNHDQGTWWGVLVLVALAIAREGSETAIFLYGLGFGQGGSVPMSMWLAVAIGFALALVTFWLLQLGGKIFSWRLFFRVTEIMLLFLAAGLLESGLDRLISLELVPTLVDQLWDTSAILDDASPFGSLVATLTGYRAHPSGMNLLVYAVYWLFMWVLLKRAGAPSAKQVKPA comes from the coding sequence ATGGGTCAGGTCATGTTCATCGTCTGGCGCGAAAGCGTCGAGGCATTGTTGGTGGTCGGCATTCTGCACGCCTGGCTGGCCAACCCGGATCACGGTGCGAAGCGCGGCCTGCCTTATCTGTGGGCGGGTGTTGTGCTCGGCATCGCCGCAGCGGTCGGTCTGGGCGCCGCGCTCGTCGGCTTCACCGAAGTGCTCTCGGGCGACGCGCAGGATTACTTCCAGACGGCCATGGTGCTCGTGGCCTGCGTGCTGATCGTGCAGATGGTTTTCTGGATGAAGCGCAACGGGCGAACGCTCAAGCGCGACATGGAATCGTCGCTACAGAAAAATCACGATCAGGGCACATGGTGGGGCGTGCTGGTGCTGGTCGCGCTGGCCATTGCCCGCGAAGGCAGCGAAACCGCCATCTTCCTGTACGGTCTGGGCTTCGGTCAGGGCGGCAGCGTACCGATGTCGATGTGGCTCGCCGTCGCGATCGGCTTCGCGCTGGCGCTCGTCACGTTCTGGCTACTGCAACTGGGCGGCAAGATCTTTTCGTGGCGTCTGTTCTTCCGCGTGACCGAAATCATGCTGCTGTTCCTCGCGGCCGGTTTGCTGGAGTCGGGGCTCGACCGCCTGATCTCGCTGGAGCTTGTACCGACGTTGGTCGACCAACTGTGGGATACTTCCGCGATTCTGGATGACGCCAGCCCCTTCGGTAGCCTCGTGGCTACACTGACCGGCTACCGCGCGCATCCGTCCGGCATGAATCTGTTGGTGTACGCCGTGTATTGGCTGTTCATGTGGGTGCTGCTCAAGCGGGCAGGCGCGCCGTCGGCCAAGCAGGTGAAGCCCGCGTAA
- a CDS encoding iron transporter, translating into MRVKSLVAAVLLAGAATMAQAAEFPIGKPLNTAGMEINTVYLQPITMEPAGMMRDAAKSDIHLEADIHAIKNNPNGYAEGDWIPGLEITYKLQKMKADGKTPDGAAVEGLMMPMVASDGPHYGDNVKLTGIGKYQLTMVVNAPGTLQEFGCKMGGTPAAGAHAAHGGMGPWCFGRHVDKETGVGPWFKPITKTVDFTFSGIGKKGGY; encoded by the coding sequence ATGCGCGTGAAATCCCTCGTGGCAGCGGTGCTGCTTGCCGGTGCGGCCACCATGGCTCAGGCCGCCGAATTCCCGATCGGCAAACCGCTCAATACGGCGGGCATGGAAATTAACACCGTGTACCTCCAGCCGATCACGATGGAACCGGCCGGCATGATGCGCGACGCCGCGAAGTCGGACATCCACCTCGAAGCCGATATTCACGCGATCAAGAACAACCCGAACGGTTACGCCGAAGGCGACTGGATCCCGGGTCTGGAAATCACGTACAAGCTTCAGAAGATGAAGGCGGACGGCAAGACGCCGGACGGCGCAGCAGTCGAAGGTCTGATGATGCCGATGGTCGCAAGCGACGGTCCGCACTATGGCGACAACGTGAAGCTCACGGGCATCGGCAAGTACCAACTGACGATGGTCGTGAATGCACCGGGCACGCTGCAAGAGTTCGGTTGCAAGATGGGCGGCACCCCGGCAGCCGGTGCGCACGCCGCGCATGGCGGCATGGGCCCGTGGTGCTTCGGCCGTCACGTCGACAAGGAAACCGGCGTGGGTCCGTGGTTCAAGCCGATCACGAAGACGGTCGATTTCACGTTCTCGGGCATTGGCAAGAAGGGCGGCTACTAA